From the Exiguobacterium aurantiacum genome, one window contains:
- a CDS encoding C45 family autoproteolytic acyltransferase/hydolase, which translates to MQRVSSELTQFRGSHYDFGRFQGKYIKRSKLLENRTDQWKLRVPRFEIDEREAKQAFDRFAPKIWEELLGLQDELELTLADTLLHFGHFRVNNPVSGCSILTGDNFLVRNYDYHPMTYDGRYNVFQPDEGYAVIGPVSRVTGRMDGMNEKGLAMGYNFINRRRPGDGFVCQMIGRMILETCVTVEEAVDLLQEIPHRGSFTYVVHDKSSKTRVIEATPRDIRVRESNICTNHFELLQHENRYHLDDSTRRMMEIKMYQHIVQDAESAFRLMNDSDKGVFSELYKSWAGTIHTAAYFPETLETWFALGGDRDPVIFDFQEWLDGKDFDLHALDGEIATDIEFANTVQLWR; encoded by the coding sequence ATGCAACGTGTCTCTAGTGAACTCACACAATTCCGCGGCAGTCATTATGATTTTGGCCGCTTTCAAGGCAAATACATCAAACGTAGTAAACTGCTCGAGAACCGGACCGACCAGTGGAAGCTCCGCGTCCCGCGCTTTGAGATTGACGAGCGCGAAGCGAAGCAGGCGTTCGACCGGTTCGCCCCGAAGATTTGGGAAGAATTGCTCGGCCTGCAGGACGAGCTCGAGTTGACGCTCGCCGACACGCTCCTTCACTTCGGTCATTTCCGGGTTAATAATCCGGTCAGCGGCTGTTCGATTTTGACGGGGGACAACTTCCTCGTCCGCAACTATGACTATCACCCGATGACGTACGATGGCCGCTATAACGTGTTCCAACCAGATGAGGGTTACGCCGTCATCGGCCCCGTCTCCCGTGTTACCGGTCGGATGGACGGGATGAACGAGAAAGGGCTCGCCATGGGCTACAATTTCATCAACCGCCGCCGGCCCGGGGATGGGTTCGTCTGCCAGATGATCGGTCGGATGATTCTCGAGACGTGCGTCACGGTCGAAGAGGCGGTCGATTTACTGCAAGAAATCCCGCACCGTGGCTCGTTCACATACGTTGTCCACGACAAGTCGTCGAAAACACGCGTCATCGAGGCGACGCCGCGCGACATTCGCGTCCGCGAGTCGAACATCTGCACGAACCATTTCGAACTGTTGCAGCACGAGAACCGTTACCATCTCGACGACTCGACGCGTCGGATGATGGAAATCAAGATGTATCAACATATCGTCCAAGACGCCGAGAGCGCGTTCCGACTCATGAACGACTCGGACAAGGGCGTCTTCTCGGAGCTGTATAAGAGCTGGGCTGGCACGATTCATACGGCCGCTTACTTCCCGGAGACGCTCGAGACGTGGTTCGCCCTCGGCGGCGACCGCGACCCGGTCATCTTTGATTTTCAGGAGTGGCTCGACGGCAAGGACTTCGATTTACATGCCCTCGACGGGGAGATCGCGACCGATATCGAGTTCGCGAACACCGTCCAACTGTGGCGTTAA
- a CDS encoding GNAT family N-acetyltransferase, whose product MTPYSIRHIFDLNHVDLTDSLVASRQEGFRMLDRLVDDFRDGRNRFNQPGECLLGVFDASGNLLGIGGLNQDPYSLGFPVGRLRRFYILPDYRRQGIGRRLANALLLEAKRTFLTVILRTYTTQGAQFYESLGFIPYNTSTSSHVIRFNETSSDSS is encoded by the coding sequence ATGACCCCCTATTCGATTCGACACATTTTTGACCTCAACCACGTCGATTTGACCGACTCGCTTGTCGCCAGTCGTCAGGAAGGCTTTCGTATGCTCGACCGATTGGTGGATGACTTTCGAGATGGACGCAACCGGTTCAATCAACCCGGCGAGTGTCTGCTAGGTGTTTTTGACGCCTCTGGCAATTTGCTCGGTATCGGAGGATTGAATCAAGACCCATATTCTCTAGGATTTCCGGTCGGGCGGTTGAGACGGTTTTATATCTTGCCGGATTATCGCAGACAAGGTATCGGGAGACGCCTCGCGAACGCATTATTGCTCGAAGCGAAACGGACCTTCCTCACCGTCATTCTCCGGACATATACGACGCAAGGGGCACAGTTCTATGAATCGCTCGGCTTCATCCCATACAATACCTCGACTTCAAGTCACGTGATTCGATTCAACGAAACAAGCAGCGACTCATCATGA
- a CDS encoding class I SAM-dependent methyltransferase gives MRFTRLQTWIDSQYENPRGIVGTYIGEKMVRQHRVEVDWTIEQLQIKPNDRILDLGCGAGDALARLLQTDDTIHVTGLDRSATIVRSALRRNRAAVRGQRAAVVEGNIGTIPFQDEQFDHVFSIHTLYFWEDVPAVLASIDRVLKPGGSFVITYCDGKGDVNWDGITAIVREQLIPAASALGFIDVQERRGPDSRDYHTVAVTGRKPV, from the coding sequence ATGCGCTTCACACGTCTCCAAACATGGATTGACAGTCAATACGAAAACCCACGCGGTATCGTCGGGACGTATATCGGTGAGAAGATGGTGCGTCAACACCGGGTCGAAGTCGATTGGACGATTGAGCAACTTCAGATTAAACCAAACGACCGCATCCTCGACCTCGGATGCGGTGCTGGGGACGCACTGGCTCGGCTACTTCAGACGGACGACACAATACATGTGACCGGGCTCGACCGTTCCGCGACCATCGTCCGCTCGGCGCTCCGACGGAATCGCGCGGCCGTCCGCGGACAACGGGCTGCTGTCGTCGAAGGAAACATCGGGACGATTCCGTTCCAAGACGAACAGTTTGACCACGTCTTCAGCATCCATACGCTCTACTTTTGGGAAGACGTACCCGCGGTGCTTGCCTCCATCGACCGTGTCCTCAAACCAGGCGGGTCATTCGTCATCACGTACTGTGATGGGAAAGGTGACGTGAACTGGGACGGTATCACGGCAATCGTGCGGGAACAGTTGATTCCTGCTGCTTCTGCGCTCGGGTTCATTGACGTTCAAGAACGCCGAGGACCTGACTCGCGCGATTATCATACGGTCGCCGTGACGGGACGAAAGCCAGTCTAA
- a CDS encoding cryptochrome/photolyase family protein, whose amino-acid sequence MRSFWIFGNQLSHELELFEHVESDDVIVMIEATSRATWRPYHKQKLVLIFSAMRHFAEELREKGYKVDYHEADSFQDAWDDHFKRYEPEEIHYTAVTDAAMEKKLKQFGQKHKLVEHSDVPLFFLTKQEAVDTIGDAPWRMDRFYRHMRKRFEVLLEDGKPRGGKWSFDADNRQPPKDGLTFPAPIHFRPDAITKDIIEKVERDFADHPGDITPFVWPVTHSEAHRALKRFVKERLETFGPYQDAMLSDNQEMSHSLLSAAINIGLLTPDEVVQAAVESEAPLASVEGFVRQILGWREYMRAVYEASMPGYESVNTFKHERDLPYYFWDAETNMNCIHQSVKPVIEKAHNHHIQRLMVLGNFATLFEVSPQQTSDWFNEMYIDAYDWVVLPNVLGMALHADGGKLATKPYIASGKYIDKMSDYCKGCKYNPKHTTEADACPFNALYWNFIDKHEERFAKNQRMKMMVRNWQGRDDAVKADILAKARQTLKDM is encoded by the coding sequence ATGCGTTCCTTTTGGATTTTCGGCAATCAATTGTCGCATGAGCTCGAGCTATTCGAGCACGTCGAGAGCGATGACGTCATCGTCATGATCGAGGCGACGTCTCGGGCGACGTGGCGGCCGTACCATAAACAAAAACTCGTCCTCATCTTCTCGGCGATGCGTCATTTCGCCGAGGAACTGCGAGAAAAGGGCTACAAGGTCGACTATCATGAGGCCGACTCGTTCCAAGACGCATGGGACGACCACTTCAAACGGTACGAACCGGAAGAGATTCATTACACAGCCGTCACCGACGCCGCGATGGAGAAGAAGTTAAAACAGTTCGGTCAGAAGCACAAGCTCGTTGAACATTCGGACGTGCCGCTCTTCTTTTTAACGAAACAGGAGGCCGTCGACACGATTGGCGATGCGCCGTGGCGGATGGACCGGTTCTATCGCCATATGCGGAAACGGTTCGAGGTGTTGCTCGAGGACGGGAAACCACGAGGCGGGAAATGGTCGTTCGACGCGGACAACCGCCAGCCGCCGAAAGACGGGCTGACGTTCCCGGCACCGATTCACTTCCGACCGGACGCGATCACAAAAGACATCATTGAAAAAGTAGAGCGAGATTTCGCCGACCATCCGGGCGACATCACCCCGTTCGTCTGGCCGGTGACGCACAGTGAGGCACACCGGGCACTGAAACGGTTCGTCAAGGAGCGGCTCGAGACGTTCGGTCCGTATCAGGACGCGATGCTGTCGGACAATCAAGAGATGTCACACAGCCTGTTGTCCGCGGCCATCAACATCGGACTGCTGACACCGGACGAAGTCGTCCAGGCAGCTGTGGAGTCAGAGGCGCCACTCGCCTCGGTCGAAGGGTTCGTCCGTCAAATCCTCGGCTGGCGGGAATATATGCGCGCCGTCTACGAGGCCTCGATGCCGGGATACGAATCGGTCAACACGTTCAAGCATGAGCGCGACTTGCCATACTATTTCTGGGACGCCGAGACGAACATGAACTGCATCCACCAGAGTGTGAAGCCCGTCATCGAGAAGGCGCACAACCATCACATCCAGCGTCTCATGGTGCTCGGCAACTTCGCGACACTGTTCGAGGTGTCACCGCAACAGACGAGCGACTGGTTCAACGAGATGTATATCGATGCCTACGACTGGGTCGTGTTGCCGAACGTGCTCGGGATGGCGCTCCATGCCGACGGCGGGAAGCTCGCGACGAAACCGTATATCGCCTCGGGTAAGTATATTGACAAGATGAGCGACTACTGTAAAGGCTGCAAGTACAACCCGAAACATACGACCGAAGCGGACGCTTGTCCGTTCAACGCCCTCTATTGGAACTTCATCGACAAGCACGAGGAGCGGTTCGCGAAGAACCAACGCATGAAGATGATGGTCCGCAACTGGCAAGGCCGTGATGATGCTGTCAAAGCCGATATCTTGGCGAAGGCGAGGCAGACGCTAAAAGATATGTGA
- a CDS encoding glycerol-3-phosphate responsive antiterminator: MNGTLRTIGQEKMIASIKSPKQLEKFLQSDVTTTFLMMGTLSTLDRYVAHLKRENRTVFLHAERINGISLDRDGIDYLAKRVGADGIVTTKASVIQHAKRAGLMTVQRLFLVDSDAITSGIKMARDQQPDALELMPGLIPSVIEHVAEKVSLPIVTGGMIRKPIHVHEALNHGAFAVSTGDERLWSSQGTKEDII, encoded by the coding sequence GTGAATGGAACGCTCCGCACAATCGGACAAGAGAAGATGATCGCCTCAATCAAATCACCGAAACAACTCGAGAAGTTCCTGCAGTCAGACGTGACGACGACGTTCCTTATGATGGGGACGCTCAGCACGCTCGACCGCTACGTCGCCCATTTGAAGCGTGAGAATCGGACCGTGTTCCTGCACGCCGAACGCATCAACGGTATCAGTCTCGACAGGGATGGCATCGACTATTTGGCAAAACGGGTCGGCGCCGACGGCATTGTGACGACGAAGGCGTCGGTCATTCAACACGCCAAACGGGCCGGTCTGATGACGGTGCAACGCCTGTTCCTTGTCGACTCGGACGCCATCACGTCAGGCATCAAGATGGCGCGAGATCAACAACCAGACGCGCTCGAACTGATGCCGGGCCTCATCCCGAGCGTCATCGAACACGTCGCGGAAAAAGTCTCGCTGCCAATCGTGACAGGCGGGATGATCCGAAAGCCGATTCACGTGCATGAAGCGCTCAATCACGGGGCGTTCGCCGTCTCGACCGGGGACGAGCGGCTCTGGTCGTCGCAAGGGACGAAGGAGGATATCATATGA
- a CDS encoding ABC transporter ATP-binding protein codes for MKSIQLQNIKKAYDETEVIRGIDVTIEAGEFFALVGPSGCGKSTMLRMIAGLESITSGTLRIDGVAANELKPSERQLSMVFQNYALYPHMTVEKNITFGLHTKGLTKLEQRERCLEAAETLGLTDYLKRKPRELSGGQRQRVALARAIVTESPICLMDEPLSNLDAKLRAKMRSEIRQLQRKLKLTMIYVTHDQVEAMTMADRMMLLNDGQVQQVGQPLDLYNKPANTFVASFIGSPPMNLTPVQRSDKGWVASDGRLFHPNTLTREDTATLGIRPEQITPAKDEITFYAELKNIEVLGTETILAFDMGGVEWLAKWPGQWPLSIGEKIACYVDPKQMSLFDTDGNRIEPRQPKLFEALEVFQ; via the coding sequence ATGAAATCAATTCAACTGCAAAACATCAAAAAAGCATACGACGAAACGGAAGTCATCCGAGGGATTGACGTGACCATCGAGGCCGGTGAGTTCTTCGCCCTCGTCGGACCGTCGGGTTGCGGCAAGAGCACGATGTTGCGGATGATTGCCGGGCTCGAGTCGATCACGAGCGGGACGCTCCGCATCGACGGCGTCGCCGCGAACGAATTGAAGCCGAGCGAGCGGCAACTGTCGATGGTGTTCCAAAACTATGCGCTCTATCCGCACATGACCGTCGAGAAAAACATCACGTTCGGGTTACATACGAAAGGATTGACGAAGCTCGAGCAGCGCGAGCGGTGTTTGGAAGCGGCCGAGACGCTCGGACTGACGGACTATTTGAAACGGAAGCCGCGCGAACTGTCAGGCGGCCAGCGCCAACGGGTCGCACTGGCCCGGGCGATTGTGACCGAGTCACCGATTTGCCTCATGGACGAGCCGCTCTCGAACTTGGACGCGAAGCTCCGGGCTAAGATGCGCTCGGAAATCCGGCAACTGCAACGCAAGCTCAAGCTGACGATGATTTACGTCACGCACGACCAAGTCGAGGCGATGACGATGGCCGACCGGATGATGCTGTTGAACGATGGTCAGGTCCAACAAGTCGGTCAACCGCTCGATTTGTACAACAAGCCGGCGAACACGTTCGTCGCCTCATTCATCGGGTCGCCGCCAATGAACCTCACGCCGGTGCAACGGAGTGACAAGGGCTGGGTCGCCTCAGACGGACGCTTGTTTCATCCGAACACACTGACGCGGGAAGACACGGCAACGCTCGGCATCCGGCCCGAACAAATCACACCGGCGAAAGACGAGATCACGTTCTACGCCGAACTGAAAAATATCGAAGTGCTCGGCACGGAAACGATTCTCGCCTTTGACATGGGCGGCGTCGAATGGCTCGCCAAATGGCCGGGCCAGTGGCCGCTGTCGATTGGAGAAAAGATCGCCTGTTACGTCGACCCGAAACAGATGTCACTGTTTGACACGGACGGGAATCGCATCGAGCCGCGGCAACCGAAACTGTTTGAGGCGTTGGAGGTGTTTCAATGA
- a CDS encoding carbohydrate ABC transporter permease encodes MTVALPRQRIRTRLSDAASGLLYLSPSIALFGIFLVYPLFRTIYLSFFQTDTQGTPLSYVGGEHYAKLFTSASFWQSIQATVGFVLLTVPLTILIALGLALLANEKLRGIGIFRTAFSATMGMSVAASSVIWMFMYNPSIGIFNRFLEAVGASGVQWLLDPQYALLSVSLATVWMNIGFTFLILLGGLQNIDRTLYESADIAGTGYWTQLRAITIPMLSPTLFFVGIISLINAFQTFGQIDLLTKGGPTNSTNVIVYAIYKDAFINYNVGGASAQAVLLFLTVLALTWLQFKLVERKVHYQ; translated from the coding sequence ATGACGGTCGCTCTTCCGAGACAACGAATCCGTACACGATTGTCTGACGCGGCGAGCGGACTGCTCTACTTGTCCCCGTCAATCGCATTATTTGGGATTTTCCTCGTCTATCCGCTGTTCCGGACGATTTACTTGAGCTTCTTTCAAACGGACACGCAAGGGACGCCGCTCAGTTATGTCGGTGGCGAGCATTACGCCAAACTGTTCACGAGCGCCTCGTTTTGGCAGAGCATCCAGGCGACGGTCGGCTTCGTCCTGTTGACCGTCCCACTGACGATTTTAATCGCGCTCGGTCTGGCTCTCCTCGCCAATGAGAAGTTGCGCGGTATCGGCATCTTCCGGACGGCGTTCTCGGCAACGATGGGGATGAGCGTCGCGGCCTCGTCGGTCATCTGGATGTTCATGTACAACCCGTCGATCGGTATCTTCAACCGCTTCTTGGAGGCGGTCGGGGCGAGCGGGGTGCAGTGGCTCCTCGACCCGCAATATGCGCTCCTGTCCGTGTCGCTCGCGACCGTCTGGATGAACATCGGCTTCACGTTCTTGATTCTCCTCGGCGGGCTGCAAAACATCGACCGGACGCTTTACGAGAGTGCGGACATCGCCGGGACGGGCTACTGGACCCAACTCCGGGCCATCACGATCCCGATGCTGTCACCGACGCTCTTCTTCGTCGGCATCATCTCGCTCATCAATGCGTTCCAGACGTTCGGGCAAATCGATTTGCTGACGAAAGGCGGGCCGACGAACTCGACGAACGTCATCGTCTACGCCATCTATAAGGACGCGTTCATCAACTATAACGTCGGCGGGGCGAGTGCGCAGGCCGTGCTCTTGTTCCTCACGGTCCTGGCGTTGACGTGGCTCCAGTTCAAGCTCGTCGAAAGGAAGGTGCATTACCAATGA
- a CDS encoding carbohydrate ABC transporter permease, with the protein MTIRKAVTYMLLVLSAIVMLFPIAYAFSISLMDGSEVLKGNLIPRDVTFDNYVAAFERIPLLTYLWNSLVVALLVMVGQVVLSSLAAFAFVFIDFKGKGLIFMLFLATMMVPWEATMVPNFLTIQSLGWLNSVWGLSVPFFALAFGTFLLRQQFKTIPYEMYEASQIAGISRFRFFWNVVLPVSKTPLVTLSVYSFLTTWNMYLWPLLVTNTEQARTVQIGIKQMQSNEVASDWGVVMAAVILIIIPTLMLLFAGQKQLQEGLTQGAIK; encoded by the coding sequence ATGACGATTCGTAAAGCAGTCACGTATATGCTACTCGTCTTGAGTGCCATCGTCATGCTGTTCCCGATCGCTTACGCGTTCTCGATCAGCCTGATGGACGGGAGCGAGGTATTGAAAGGGAATCTTATCCCGCGGGACGTGACGTTCGACAACTACGTCGCCGCGTTCGAGCGGATCCCGCTCCTGACGTATTTATGGAACAGCCTCGTCGTGGCGCTCCTCGTCATGGTCGGCCAAGTCGTCTTGTCGAGCTTGGCTGCGTTCGCATTCGTCTTCATCGACTTCAAAGGGAAAGGGCTCATCTTCATGCTCTTCCTGGCGACGATGATGGTGCCATGGGAAGCGACGATGGTACCGAACTTCTTGACGATTCAGTCGCTCGGCTGGCTCAACTCGGTGTGGGGGCTGTCGGTGCCGTTCTTCGCGCTCGCGTTCGGGACGTTCCTGCTCCGGCAACAGTTCAAGACGATCCCGTACGAGATGTATGAAGCGTCGCAAATCGCCGGCATCAGCCGCTTCCGCTTCTTTTGGAACGTCGTCTTGCCGGTATCGAAGACGCCGCTCGTCACGTTGTCCGTATATAGCTTTTTGACGACATGGAACATGTACTTATGGCCGCTCCTCGTCACGAACACGGAGCAGGCCCGCACGGTGCAAATCGGGATTAAACAGATGCAGTCGAACGAGGTCGCCTCGGATTGGGGTGTCGTCATGGCGGCGGTCATCTTGATTATCATCCCGACGCTGATGCTGTTATTCGCAGGACAAAAGCAGTTACAAGAAGGATTGACACAAGGTGCAATCAAATAA
- a CDS encoding extracellular solute-binding protein — protein MMKKKALFAGLASSVLLLGACGSEEAEPAASATEDGKTEVVFWHAMSGDLETALNNQVDAFNESQEDYEVKPVFQGTYEEALTKFNAVAGSTDAPAIMQTFEVGTKYMIDTNKITPVQEFIDKEDFDTGVWEENILSYYQVDGKQYSMPFNSSTPVLIYNKDAFEQAGLDPEKAPRTYDELKQAAKALTSDDQTGFTMLNYGWFFEQLVAAQGGLYVDNDNGRSGAPTKAVFDGEEGQNAFNLIKEMYDDKTFMNVGQNWDDMRAAFQSGKVAMYLDSSAGIRTVADSADFEVGASYLPVPNEAEREGVIIGGASLWMGDGIADETKQGAWEFMKYAASKEAQAKWHVETGYFAINPDAYDEPIVKEMWAEYPQLKVTVDQLSETTASPATQGALISTFPQSRQSVVNAMESLYQGVSVEEALKRAADETTSTLGQ, from the coding sequence ATGATGAAAAAGAAAGCGTTATTCGCAGGGTTGGCCAGTTCGGTGTTGTTGCTCGGGGCATGTGGTAGCGAAGAGGCGGAGCCGGCCGCTTCGGCGACGGAGGACGGGAAAACGGAAGTCGTATTTTGGCACGCGATGAGCGGGGACTTGGAGACTGCGCTCAACAACCAAGTCGACGCCTTCAACGAGTCGCAGGAAGACTATGAAGTGAAGCCGGTATTCCAAGGCACGTATGAAGAGGCGCTCACGAAGTTCAACGCCGTCGCCGGTTCGACAGATGCACCGGCCATCATGCAGACGTTCGAGGTCGGTACGAAATACATGATCGACACGAACAAGATCACGCCGGTCCAGGAGTTCATCGACAAAGAAGACTTCGACACGGGTGTCTGGGAAGAGAACATCTTGAGCTATTACCAAGTCGATGGCAAGCAGTACTCGATGCCGTTCAACTCGTCGACACCGGTGCTCATCTACAACAAAGATGCGTTCGAACAAGCGGGACTCGACCCAGAGAAGGCGCCGCGGACATACGATGAGCTGAAGCAAGCGGCGAAGGCGCTGACGAGCGACGACCAGACCGGCTTCACGATGCTCAACTACGGTTGGTTCTTCGAACAACTCGTCGCCGCGCAAGGCGGACTCTACGTCGACAACGACAACGGCCGCAGCGGGGCGCCGACGAAAGCCGTCTTCGATGGGGAAGAAGGGCAGAACGCCTTCAACTTGATTAAAGAGATGTATGACGACAAGACGTTCATGAACGTCGGTCAAAACTGGGATGATATGCGTGCCGCCTTCCAATCAGGGAAAGTCGCCATGTATCTCGACTCGTCGGCCGGGATACGCACCGTCGCGGACAGCGCCGACTTCGAGGTCGGAGCATCGTACTTGCCGGTCCCGAACGAAGCCGAGCGCGAAGGTGTCATCATCGGCGGAGCCTCGCTCTGGATGGGTGACGGCATTGCCGACGAGACGAAGCAGGGCGCATGGGAGTTCATGAAGTATGCGGCGTCGAAAGAGGCACAGGCCAAGTGGCACGTCGAGACGGGCTACTTCGCCATCAATCCGGACGCGTATGATGAGCCGATCGTCAAAGAGATGTGGGCCGAGTACCCGCAGCTGAAAGTGACGGTCGATCAATTGAGCGAGACGACAGCCTCACCAGCGACACAAGGTGCGCTCATCTCGACGTTCCCGCAGTCCCGCCAAAGCGTCGTCAACGCCATGGAGAGCCTGTATCAAGGCGTATCGGTCGAAGAGGCGTTGAAGCGCGCGGCCGATGAGACGACTTCCACCTTGGGGCAATGA
- a CDS encoding glycerophosphodiester phosphodiesterase yields the protein MRRLPPWGNDMSIYAHRGYSAKYPENTISAFKAAMPHVDGIELDVQLTRDGRLVVIHDETVDRTTNGSGFVKDMTLRQLRLLRTDSGERIPTLEEVLVLIEPSDVTLNIELKTDQFDYEGIEYLTWLAVTEFKLEERVVFSSFNPDTLVRLRDVARDARIAVLTGDGHPGLIDLVERIGAEAVHAQSEFVGTRDAATLREQNRLLRLYTINDPSELPDMTGVDAIMTDEIERFQSKSRH from the coding sequence ATGAGACGACTTCCACCTTGGGGCAATGACATGTCGATTTACGCCCATCGCGGATATAGCGCCAAGTATCCGGAGAACACGATCAGTGCGTTCAAGGCGGCGATGCCTCACGTCGACGGCATCGAGCTCGACGTCCAATTGACGCGCGACGGCCGCCTCGTTGTCATCCACGATGAGACGGTCGACCGGACGACGAACGGGAGCGGTTTCGTCAAAGATATGACGCTCCGGCAGCTCCGCTTGCTCCGGACGGACAGTGGGGAACGGATTCCGACGCTCGAGGAAGTACTCGTCTTGATTGAACCTTCCGACGTCACGCTCAATATCGAGCTGAAGACGGATCAATTTGATTACGAGGGGATCGAGTATTTGACGTGGCTCGCCGTCACCGAGTTCAAGCTAGAAGAGCGGGTCGTCTTCTCGTCGTTCAACCCGGACACGCTCGTCCGGTTGCGGGACGTCGCCCGTGACGCGAGAATCGCCGTCTTGACCGGGGATGGTCATCCGGGATTAATCGACCTTGTCGAGCGAATCGGGGCCGAGGCGGTCCACGCCCAGTCTGAGTTCGTCGGGACGAGAGATGCGGCGACGCTACGCGAACAGAATCGCCTGCTACGCCTCTACACAATCAACGACCCGAGCGAGCTGCCGGACATGACCGGTGTCGACGCCATCATGACGGACGAGATCGAGCGGTTTCAATCGAAGTCGCGTCACTAA
- a CDS encoding carbon starvation CstA family protein, with amino-acid sequence MVTFFIALGLLLLGYLVYGRYVEKTFGIKEERTTPAYASQDGVDYVPMGTKRNSMIQLLNIAGVGPIFGPIMGALYGPVAFLWIVLGSIFAGAVHDYLTGMISLRNNGAHLPQLAEKFLGRSLRHVVNGFALLLLLLVGTVFVTSPANMINNLFDGNGSTLAIVTFGIFAYYILATLLPVDKIIGRIYPFFGALLLLSAVGIAVSLFTQGYQIPEMTLTNMHPDGLPLWPLIFFTISCGALSGFHATQSPIISRTTMKESNGRSIFYGMMIVEAVIAMIWAAAAMAIFEPGELLAMINAGTPALVVQEVATLMLGSIGGTLAILGVIVLPITSGDTAFRSARMIIADYLNIVQKKFTSRLWIALPLFVLSFILTKVDFRLLWQYFNWANQTTAVIALFVGATYLYIKGRNYWIALLPGTFMLYVVWFYILTAPIGFEMDGVLPYVLATIGTVTLFGLFFRHAKAMREQGLECDISSDQAA; translated from the coding sequence ATGGTTACATTTTTCATTGCTTTAGGATTATTATTGCTCGGTTATCTCGTCTACGGCCGGTACGTCGAGAAGACGTTCGGTATCAAAGAAGAGCGGACGACGCCCGCCTATGCGTCACAGGACGGCGTCGACTACGTGCCGATGGGGACGAAGCGCAACTCGATGATTCAACTGTTGAACATCGCCGGGGTCGGCCCAATCTTCGGGCCGATCATGGGTGCCTTGTATGGCCCGGTCGCGTTCCTCTGGATCGTGCTCGGTTCGATCTTTGCCGGCGCGGTGCATGACTATTTGACCGGTATGATCTCGCTTCGCAACAACGGGGCGCACTTGCCGCAGCTCGCCGAGAAGTTCCTCGGTCGGTCGCTCCGTCACGTCGTCAACGGCTTCGCGCTACTCTTACTGCTCTTAGTCGGGACCGTGTTCGTCACGTCACCGGCCAATATGATCAACAACTTGTTCGACGGCAACGGCTCGACGCTCGCCATCGTCACGTTCGGCATCTTTGCCTACTACATCTTGGCGACACTGCTCCCGGTCGATAAAATCATCGGCCGCATCTACCCGTTCTTCGGGGCGCTTCTCTTGTTGAGCGCCGTCGGCATCGCCGTCAGCCTGTTCACGCAAGGCTATCAAATCCCGGAGATGACGTTGACGAACATGCATCCGGACGGCTTGCCGCTCTGGCCGCTCATCTTCTTCACGATCTCATGCGGGGCACTGTCAGGCTTCCATGCCACTCAGTCACCGATCATCTCGCGGACGACGATGAAAGAGAGCAACGGTCGCAGCATTTTTTACGGCATGATGATCGTCGAAGCGGTCATCGCCATGATCTGGGCGGCTGCCGCCATGGCCATCTTCGAGCCGGGTGAACTGCTCGCCATGATCAATGCCGGCACGCCGGCGCTCGTCGTCCAAGAAGTGGCGACGCTCATGCTCGGCAGCATCGGCGGCACGCTCGCCATCCTCGGTGTCATCGTCTTGCCGATCACGTCGGGCGACACGGCGTTCCGGAGTGCCCGGATGATCATCGCCGACTACTTGAACATCGTCCAGAAGAAGTTCACGTCACGGTTGTGGATCGCGCTTCCGCTCTTCGTTTTGTCGTTCATCTTGACGAAAGTCGACTTCCGTCTGTTGTGGCAATACTTCAACTGGGCCAACCAGACGACGGCGGTCATCGCCTTGTTCGTCGGCGCGACGTATCTGTATATCAAAGGACGGAACTACTGGATTGCCTTGTTGCCGGGGACGTTCATGTTGTATGTCGTCTGGTTCTACATTTTGACGGCACC